The Metallosphaera hakonensis JCM 8857 = DSM 7519 genome includes the window ACCCTCTCTAGGACTGCAATCGTGGTCATTACATCGTTGGGAGTGACCCAACCCATATGACCGATCCTAAAGTACTTCCCTGCTAACGCTGGGTGAACTCCTGGAGCAAGCTCAAGACCCTCTGATAAAACCGCCTTAAGAACTTCAGATGGATTCGCCTTCTTGACCATGACCCCAGTCACTGTGTTGCTATAGGTCTCTGGTCTCTTGGCTACTATCTCCAACCCCATACTCTCCAGTCCAGCCCTTACGCCCTGGGCCACCCTCTCATGCCTCTTGATCCTGTTTTCGAGCCCTTCCTTGTCCATCAACTCAAAGGCCTTAGCCAACATGAATATCAATTGAACTGGAAGAGTAGCGAAATAGGAGGCCTTTCCGTCTTCAAGGTTCCTCATGACGTCTACCCAGTTCTTAAGGTTGAGGTAATATCCTGCGACCGATTCGTCAGATAGTCTCGAAACTGCCCTCTCAGAGAGCACCAAGAGCCCAGCTCCTGGGGGGACTCCTATGGCCTTTTGGCTGGCGGTGAGGTAAACGTCTATCTGGTTGTCCTTTGCCTTTACTGCTTCTGCCCCAACACTACTAACTCCGTCCACTGCAATTAGTTCCACCTTATCCCTTATCCTCTTGGCCACAGCCTCTACAGGTTCCCTGACGCCGGTGCTGGTCTCCACATGGGTCATGGCGACCAAGGTGTATTTCTCGTCTTTCACTGCCTTCTCTACATCGTCTGGCTTCACGTAGTCTCCGGGATCGCATTTCAGCACGTCAACAGCGACGGAGTAGCGGTTGAATATGGCCTTCCATCTATCACCGAAAACGCCGTTGGAAACCACTAGGACCTTATCCCCTCTTCTAAGGAGAGAGGCCACGCTCTCCATAGCAGAGGTTCCGCCACCCGGTATAATGAAGGGTTGATAGGTCTCATCTGCCCCCATTAGTTTACGGAGATACTTTAAAGAAAAGGACATGGCTTCGACGAACTCCTGGGATGTGAATCCTGTGTCCCCCCTTAAGCCAGCCACCAACACGTCG containing:
- a CDS encoding pyridoxal-phosphate-dependent aminotransferase family protein: MTRKLLMHVGPVTIDYDVLVAGLRGDTGFTSQEFVEAMSFSLKYLRKLMGADETYQPFIIPGGGTSAMESVASLLRRGDKVLVVSNGVFGDRWKAIFNRYSVAVDVLKCDPGDYVKPDDVEKAVKDEKYTLVAMTHVETSTGVREPVEAVAKRIRDKVELIAVDGVSSVGAEAVKAKDNQIDVYLTASQKAIGVPPGAGLLVLSERAVSRLSDESVAGYYLNLKNWVDVMRNLEDGKASYFATLPVQLIFMLAKAFELMDKEGLENRIKRHERVAQGVRAGLESMGLEIVAKRPETYSNTVTGVMVKKANPSEVLKAVLSEGLELAPGVHPALAGKYFRIGHMGWVTPNDVMTTIAVLERVLKRMGEPVNLGEGVRAVQLTYS